The proteins below come from a single Micromonas commoda chromosome 8, complete sequence genomic window:
- a CDS encoding predicted protein — protein sequence MAAYGDGLAAAAGPVGARAIHVYPVSNYTFGSKAAKADKDATVAEAMIRYKDKYEKEGMRRTVEAILLVNQHDHPHVLLLQRTMAGGGVEYKLPGGRLRHGEGEVAGLQRKLHNKLSPSEQSLRIEHWECGDCVARWFRPAFEPNYYPYLPAHVTKPKESRTVYIAQLPERCKFCVPKNLKLLAVPLFEMYANEAKYGAVAASVPYLISRFHLNLESKQDK from the coding sequence ATGGCCGCctacggcgacggcctcgccgccgccgccggtcccgTGGGCGCCCGTGCCATCCACGTGTACCCCGTCTCCAATTACACCTTCGGCAgcaaggcggccaaggctgacaaggacgccaccgtcgcggaggcgatgatTAGGTACAAGGACAAGTACGAGAAGGAGGGGATGAGGCGGACGGTCGAGGCGATCCTGCTGGTGAACCAGCACGATCACCCGCACGTGCTCCTGTTACAGAGGACGAtggccggcgggggcgtggagTACAAGCTGCCCGGCGGCAGGCTTCggcacggcgagggcgaggtcgCGGGCCTGCAGCGAAAGCTCCACAACAAGCTCTCCCCCTCGGAGCAATCGCTGCGCATCGAACACTGGGAGTGCGGCGACTGCGTGGCGCGGTGGTTCCGACCGGCGTTCGAGCCCAACTACTACCCGTACCTGCCGGCGCACGTCACGAAACCCAAGGAGTCGCGGACGGTGTACATCGCGCAGCTTCCCGAGCGATGCAAATTCTGCGTGCCCAAGAATCTCAAGCTCCTGGCGGTGCCCCTCTTCGAGATGTACGCCAACGAGGCCAAatacggcgcggtggcggcgtccgtgCCCTACTTGATATCGAGGTTCCACCTCAACCTCGAGTCCAAGCAGGATAAATAA
- a CDS encoding predicted protein: protein MVSWEDSKSPKPGDLDGIGADKFVEFFRQASPYIVNHHGSVMVVVIPGEVFVAKDILQGIVQDVALLQSLGVRVVLVLGSNKQVEEGLVDRGIGSEVVDGYRVTTPEALEVAMEAAGRNSVLTQALLSRGINVAVTRRHGDRGNDASNGAGSATGVSGNFIQAKRRGVVKGIDFQYTGDVVSVDVNAVRARLEMGDVVLLSSLGFNAAGEVLNCQAYDVAVSVAVDLRADKLVSYLSPADMPRDATTGTRMKYMPLSVAEEYIIDIARHGAWSAETMEAVGGTAEALPLPPPAGQSDADGWMLDSWRWLRTDGGDGMDNPFSVGSSPWQRLTERGLQWRVEGCPQEVCAAVFSCKAGVRRAHLVDYTVPGALLLELYTYDGVGAMVSRDRYEGTRPAKPGDWIHIKSILQPLAREGTTVQMTDEALIAEVSKGNFSVMERDGKVIACAALRRYEWNESNNVAAFAVRPGYRNEGRGDQLLQYLESRARGAGIEKLFLLTTRTADWFVERGFIHAGAAIDSPLLPPGKQAQEGRNSQLYIRTLKD from the exons ATGGTATCGTGGGAGGACAGCAAGTCCCCCAAGCccggcgacctcgacggcATCGGAGCCGATAAGTTTGTCGAGTTTTTCCGGCAGGCGTCTCCGTACATCGTCAACCACCACGGCAGCGTCAtggtcgtcgtcatcccgGGCGAGGTTTTCGTGGCCAAGGACATCCTGCAAGGCATCGTCCAGGACGTCGCGCTGCTGCAGTCGCTGGGCGTCCGCGTGGTGCTCGTCCTGGGATCCAACAAGCAGGTCGAGGAGGGCCTGGTGGACCGCGGCATCGGCagcgaggtcgtcgacggaTACCGCGTCACCACCCCGGAGGCGCTCGAAGTAGCCATGGAAGCCGCCGGTCGCAACTCGGTCCTGACGCAGGCGCTGCTGTCGCGCGGGATCAACGtcgcggtgacgcggcggcacggcgaccgcggcaaCGACGCCTC gaacggcgcgggttccgccACGGGCGTATCCGGCAACTTCATCCAGGCCAAGCGAAGGGGCGTGGTGAAGGGGATCGATTTCCAGtacaccggcgacgtcgtcagcgtggacgtcaacgccgttcgcgcgcgactGGAGAtgggcgacgtcgtcttGCTCTCGTCCCTGGGTttcaacgccgcgggcgaggtgtTGAACTGCCAAGCGTACGACGTGGCGGTGAGCGTGGCGGTGGACCTAAGGGCGGATAAGTTGGTGAGTTACCTGTCCCCGGCGGACATgccccgcgacgccaccACGGGGACGCGGATGAAGTACATGCCGCtgagcgtcgcggaggagtaCATCATCGAcatcgcgcggc acggcgcgtggagcgcggagacgatggAGGCGGTGGGTGgaaccgcggaggcgcttccgctgccgccgcccgcggggcagtcggacgcggacggctgGATGCTCGACTCGTGGCGGTGGTTGcgcaccgacggcggcgacggcatggACAACCCGTTCAGCGTCGGTTCTTCCCCGTGGCAGCGGCTCACGGAGCGGGGTTTGCAGTGGCGGGTCGAGGGATGCCCGCAGGAGGtgtgcgccgcggtgttcAGCTGCAAAGCCGGGgttcgtcgcgcgcatcTCGTCGACTACACCGTCCCGGGCGCGCTCCTCTTGGAGCTGTACACTTacgacggcgtgggcgcgatgGTGAGCAGGGATCGATACGAGGGCACCCGACCCGCCAAGCCCGGGGATTGGATCCACATCAAGTCCATCCTGCAGCCCCTCGCCCGGGAGGGCACCACGGTTCAGAtgacggacgaggcgctcatcgcggaggTGAGCAAGGGGAACTTTTCGGTGATGGAACGCGACGGGAAGGtcatcgcgtgcgccgcgcttcGTCGGTACGAGTGGAACGAATCGAACAAC gtggcggcgttCGCAGTGCGGCCGGGGTACCGCAACGAGGGCCGGGGCGATCAGCTGCTGCAGTACCTGGAGAGCCgagcgaggggcgcgggtaTCGAGAAACTCTTCCTGctgacgacgcggacggcggatTGGTTCGTGGAGAGGGGTTTCAtccacgcgggcgccgcgatcgactcGCCGCTGCTGCCGCCGGGGAAGCAGGCGCAGGAGGGGCGCAACTCCCAGCTCTACATACGCACCCTCAAGGACTGA
- a CDS encoding predicted protein, whose protein sequence is MDAVIDELTARLAAAAFYGDGDGDARVFVGIAGSPGSGKSTLASAVRDRLNAAAGAEVCVVFPMDGFHYYRSQLADPDMFPDPDEARARRGAPWTFDARAFVDRVRAARANDGTAGADPTRVPAFDHEVHDPEEDAIDIYPTHKVILVEGNYLLLTDEPWRELWDGDGALLDERWFVATTVDDAMARVTRRHVAVGRTPEEAKARADGNDRPNGELVWASRGNADVIVPSYEWEGAKT, encoded by the coding sequence ATGGACGCCGtgatcgacgagctcaccgcgaggctcgcggcggcggccttctacggcgacggcgacggcgacgcgcgcgtcttcgtcggCATCGCGGGTTCGCCGGGCTCCGGGAAGagcacgctcgcgtcggcggtcagGGACAggctcaacgccgcggcgggggccgAGGTGTGCGTCGTGTTCCCCATGGACGGCTTCCACTACTATCGAtcgcagctcgcggaccCCGACATGTTCCCGGATcccgacgaggcgcgcgcgaggcgcggcgcgccgtggaccttcgacgcgcgcgccttcgtcgatcgcgtccgagccgcgcgagcgaacgACGGCAcagccggcgccgacccgaCCCGAGTCCCCGCGTTCGACCACGAGGTGCACGacccggaggaggacgccataGACATCTACCCGACCCACAAGGTgatcctcgtcgagggcaACTACCTGCTGCTGACTGACGAGCCGTGGAGGGAGCTgtgggacggcgacggggcgttGCTGGACGAGCGATGGTTCGTGGCGACGACtgtggacgacgcgatggctcGGGTGACGCGGCGGCACGTGGCGGTGGGGCGGACGccggaggaggccaaggcgagggcggacggGAACGACAGGCCGAACGGGGAGCTGGTGTGGGCCAGCAGGGGCAACGCGGACGTCATCGTGCCCTCGTACGAGTGGGAGGGTGCGAAGACGTGA
- a CDS encoding predicted protein produces MSDPDMSSPASSGATTPSDGSWVDVASAASAGAEGDEPPTTTTTTATTRVSAGPRKARGDDDGDASADAGGAGAGFERGSSRPPAKSNPGPRNTPDISDAVAALRRCAARRLRALAERLEHSDDEDEDEEKDEDEDRLAKKLARVARSLAADIARRVARAVAETYVACRLGFARHLCPRSERSGTAGEGWGVASRPRRRPRQLCAPPWNVIAPILVGLLVGLAWKRACAGGANQHPPPPKCGL; encoded by the coding sequence atGTCCGACCCCGACatgtcctcgcccgcgtcgtcgggcgccaCCACCCCGTCCGACGGATCCTGGGTCGacgtcgcatccgccgcgagcgccggcgccgaaggGGACGAACcacccacgacgacgacgacgacggcgacgacgcgcgtctcTGCTGGTCCAAGgaaggcgcgaggcgacgacgacggggacgcctcggcggacgccggcggcgccggcgcggggttcgagcgCGGGAGTTCGCGCCCCCCGGCAAAATCGAACCCTGGACCGCGGAACACCCCTGACAtcagcgacgccgtcgcggcgctccggcggtgcgcggcgaggcgcctccgcgcgctcgccgagcgcctcgagcactcggacgacgaggacgaggacgaggagaaggacgaggacgaggaccgactcgcgaagaagctcgcgcgcgtcgcgcgctcgctcgccgcggacatcgcgcggcgcgtcgcccgcgccgtcgccgagacgTACGTCGCGTGCCGCCTCGGGTTCGCGCGCCACCTGTGCCCCCGCTCCGAAAGAAGCGGCACGGCTGGCGAAGGGTGGGGCGTCGCGAgtcggcctcgacgtcgaccgcgccagctgtgcgcgccTCCGTGGaacgtcatcgcgccgatCCTCGTCGGGCTCCTCGTCGGGCTGGCGTGGAAGCGGGcgtgcgccggcggcgcgaaccagcatccgccgccgcccaaaTGCGGGCTGTGA
- a CDS encoding hypothetical protein (expressed; predicted protein), with amino-acid sequence MLACSNAPNQNEPPMRPALLLALVLAVASRALAGGAGGEFAVDVRGDGEPLHDAAFDAEGGGGTASEPAGDIDDDSQAWTSEVEVTEEEGLDHADVASASQRRAAEAEALEAEALAAAWAADADPEPEPRAPDPLDEERRRKLVQAEDAQWARERRAYADVDRISAQLDALGAGDYDAKTRAKRQGLQARLTAARTVVAQLEERGARLRAGEL; translated from the coding sequence ATGTTGGCGTGTTCAAACGCGCCCAATCAGAACGAGCCACCCATGCGCCCGGCTCTGCTTCTCGCGctggtcctcgccgtcgcctcccgcgcgctcgcgggtggcgccggcggggagttcgccgtggacgtccgcggcgacggcgaaccgctccacgacgccgcgttcgacgccgagggcggcggcggaaccgCGAGCGAACCCGCGGGCGACATCGACGATGATTCGCAAGCGTGGACGTCGGAGGTTGAggtgacggaggaggagggcttggaccacgccgacgtcgcgtccgcgtcgcagcggcgcgcggcggaggccgaggccctcgaggccgaggccctcgccgcggcgtgggccgcggacgccgatcccgaacccgaaccccgcgcgcccgacccgctcgacgaggagagaCGGCGAAAGCTCGTTCAGGCTGAGGATGCGCAGtgggcgcgcgagcgccgggcgtACGCGGACGTGGACAGGATAAGCGCCCAGCTCGACGCtctgggcgcgggcgactaCGACGCGAAGACCCGCGCGAAGCGACAGGGGCTGCAGGCGaggctcaccgcggcgaggaccgtgGTCGCGCAGTTGGAGGAGCGAGGCGCGAGGTTACGAGCCGGGGAGCTGTGA
- a CDS encoding mitochondrial protein translocase family (inner membrane translocase (import) Tim44), producing the protein MRNAGGALRSFARAARWVHAREPGLALDGCVARLSDPAASSSNATIANAPTRVAPSWALAARRNHRNVAGDAAGRRSRDDAAPMTRVTRRGMAKETPRASGVPKGHTLSSEFNNARSQGLRAFLLSPGVIADPYRGPRPWPSLSSFLGTSGWKALVRMISRPVHDVLTLGQCQQIKGFTRDNFKAEAGQLYRQISQLIAENHVTSLRHLVTEKALTDIKREAKTREKAGWGKIVWEIRDLEKPVTLQGRMIFPNPQDKQMAFAQMTVGFRSHQRYAAYDAKGRLVAGDPNGFLPVEDVWVLEHAFKLPNARWRLAARLPALAPGEKAPRDADDAPLVSGWM; encoded by the coding sequence ATGCgaaacgcgggcggcgcgcttcgaagcttcgcgcgcgcggcgcgatgggtccacgcgcgcgagcccgggctcgcgctcgacggctgcgtcgcgcgactgtccgacccggcggcgtcgtcgtcgaacgccaCGATCGCGAAcgcaccgacgcgcgtcgcgccgtcgtgggcgctcgcggcgcgtcgcaaCCACCGCAACGTCGCgggtgacgccgccgggcgtcgttcgcgcgatgacgcggcgccgatgacgcgggtgacgcggcgggggatggCGAAGGaaacgccgagggcgtcgggggtCCCCAAGGGACACACCTTGTCCTCGGAGTTCAACAACGCCCGTTCGCAGGGGcttcgcgcgttcctcctctcCCCGGGGGTCATCGCGGACCCGTACCGCGGTCCCAGGCCGTGGCCGTCGCTGTCGTCCTTCCTCGGCACGTCCGGATGGAAGGCGCTGGTGCGCATGATCTCCAGGCCCGTGCACGACGTCCTCACGCTGGGCCAGTGCCAGCAAATCAAGGGATTCACCCGAGACAACttcaaggcggaggctggaCAGCTGTACAGGCAGATCAGCCAGCTCATCGCGGAGAACCACGTCACGTCCTTGCGCCACCTGGTCACCGAGAAGGCGCTGACGGACATcaagcgcgaggcgaagACGCGAGAGAAGGCGGGGTGGGGGAAGATCGTCTGGGAGATTCGGGATTTGGAGAAACCCGTCACGCTGCAGGGCCGGATGATATTCCCGAACCCGCAGGACAAGCAGATGGCGTTCGCGCAGATGACGGTGGGGTTTCGAAGTCATCAGAGGTACGCGGCGTACGACGCAAAGGGAaggctcgtcgcgggagaCCCGAACGGGTTCCTCCCGGTGGAGGACGTGTGGGTGTTGGAACACGCGTTTAAGCTTCCAAACGCTCGGTggaggctcgcggcgaggttaCCGGCGTTAGCGCCGGGGGAGAAGGCGCcgcgggacgcggacgacgctcCGCTGGTCAGCGGGTGGATGTGA
- a CDS encoding predicted protein: MSTIWHPPLLNEDPVIVKEEPDDDHHQPPAVNVEPPADDDGEDEKSEDLAGKMSTIWRPDLDRLRASVAEMEGSESEEEKKDVTKKGVKRKRAPPTKGPCEHGVKWRSHCKVCSACPHGKSRYRCKECGGASICEHGRQRSKCKECGGSGICEHGRVRSRCKECGGASICEHGRERSYCKECGGSQICEHGPL; this comes from the exons atgaGCACCATCTGGCACCCACCCCTCTTGAACGAGGACCCCGTCATCGTCAAGGaagagcccgacgacgaccaccaccaaccccccgccgtcaacgtcgaacctcccgcggacgacgatggGGAAGATGAAAAGTCGGAAGATCTCGCAGGGAAGATGTCGACGATTTGGCGACCCGACCTCGACCGGCTGcgcgccagcgtcgccgagatggagggaTCGGAGAGCGaagaggagaagaaggatgTGACGAAGAAGGGAGTgaagcggaagagagcccctcccacgaaggggccatgcgagcacggggtaAAGTGGCGGTCGCAttgcaaggtgtgcagcgcttgtccCCACGGGAAGTCGCGCtatcggtgcaaggagtgcggcggggcatcaatctgcgagcacggccgtcagcgctctaagtgcaaggagtgcggtgggtctggaatctgcgagcacggtcgtgtgcgctctaggtgcaaggagtgcggcggggcatcaatctgcgagcacggccgtgaGCGCTcttactgcaaggagtgcggtgggtctcaaatctgcgagcacggcc cgctctaa
- a CDS encoding predicted protein — protein MARFLNTVGSHRMESACLRAGWGTRAGLPRAVRRRATTTSSSAIPRALLGPSTSASRKPTTARSAHASASSDDVSGVSGSTAAMDATDANGSAAQNNAIANGSARNGGVPSYADWWTRADAVAAARVAAEKDFDCDEYELEQAMRSLAPADAASPWWEVIELAATFGAAGGGIAAVLMQEAAVAALVAALPLVAAGARNRKDRVRSRVAAERLVELREETRAMARKARRDVAVDDAASRAANAVVPRVSDVVAGAVSGVRNEIRSDLNDVAIKSIALEERMRALEAAVAEQTSSARASAREAGAVAGMLARDVAAARVDAREGVETIERELRRATDALTESAADAKGEVMKELNVLWQLMESIEREAEGMRGDEATAAEGSQLSSQLSGLMEEVRASAEAARASAEAARAERLELVRDAAKEALEAYRGADRGAEGVASSSSARVDEERLAAALDEILAKLKSNQDLVPGLPGVGAVSGVTVTAKLDAEQWTLLGERLTQLEQASKEAAEEAAQYTGKAVGRMRAGVREDLMGVSETLANIATSAAMANIAAERARAAGRAPANAKAAPDDAGEDVGASEYASEFVSANDVKDFLPEPDDDDADGVIDEIFGIGASDPFEDGTPFEFESLRREEVFIGRDEAAKKSETLKTKFDAVEKMAGRNNGGRAPGGDDDDGEKRTPINAREGVTQEAAFDNMQRLLARRAERDGDAKGTKKDEDVRGGIGATPAASFEDTAAARSFEAGKEAARRLKAKKEDEAKAPTEKETDGAERKGDEDAKGAGGIDGEAEPEAEPEAEPEPELAETAAEPPTETVETRAETPRSLGQAEAARRALASVAAPSDSAADSGDSGSVPTASAESIREALNEGLALLRRARDAARDAGDSPAAMVDADDELAAAVTALRRASALADAAAGESPGDESPGGESSSPGGSSRSSSSPAAAAAAGNLANALLARGRLQRRLANAAAREEARARSAGIRAGVEGAVDFHAELAEEFLVLAGRSFRRALVAGSDGPGIEPASSPGATRALTGWGAALALRGRMVFEAGDPESSAEAAALALAASEKYRAALETPFATDPSSGFDGAQRAGTLMDWGDALRLAGEATRDAEGGFGRSGDGSGGIAGGLEFFEQAARVFSEAARLDPAGCGAEANRLAAACEDAMYEASGDGGDGDDGRDGGWAPARGGDPPPSPFPPYEPWR, from the coding sequence ATGGCGCGCTTTTTGAACACAGTCGGGTCGCACCGCATGGAGTCGGCCTGCTTGCGAGCGGGCTGgggcacccgcgcggggcttccccgcgcggttcggcgccgcgcgacgacgacgtcgtcgtccgcgatcccccgcgcgctcctcgggccgtcgacgagcgcgtcacGCAAACCCACGACGGCACggtcggcgcacgcgtctgcgtcctcggacgacgtctccggcgtctccggctccaccgccgcgatggacgcgacggacgcgaacggaTCCGCGGCTCAGAACAACGCCATCGCGAACGGGTCCGCGCGCAACGGCGGGGTCCCGTCCTACGCGGACTGgtggacccgcgccgacgccgtggcggcggctcgcgtcgccgcggagaaggattTCGACTGCGACGAGTACGAGCTGGAGCAGGCGATGCGATcgctggcgcccgcggacgcggcgagccctTGGTGGGAGGTgatcgagctcgccgcgacgttcggcgcggccggcgggggcatcgcggcggtgctcatgcaggaggcggcggtcgccgccctcgtcgcggcgcttccgctcgtcgccgcgggcgcgaggaaccGCAAGGATCGCGTCAGATCCCgagtcgcggcggagcgcctcgtggagctgcgcgaggagacgcgcgcgatggcgcgcaaggcgcggcgcgacgtcgccgttgacgatgcggcgtcccgcgcggcgaacgcggtggtcccgcgcgtctccgacgtcgtcgcgggcgccgtctccggcgtccGCAACGAGATCCGCTCCGATCTCAACGACGTCGCCATCAAATCCatcgcgctggaggagcgAATgagggcgctcgaggcggccgtcgccgaacagaccagctccgcgagggcATCCGCCCGGgaggccggcgccgtcgcggggatGCTGGcgagggacgtcgccgccgcgagggtggacgcgagggaaGGGGTCGAAACCATCGAGCGAGAGCTGCGAAGGGCGACTGACGCGCTGACAGAGTCAGCCGCGGATGCCAAGGGCGAGGTGATGAAGGAGCTGAACGTGCTGTGGCAGCTCATGGAGTCCATCGAGCGCGAAGCAGAGGggatgcgcggcgatgaggcgacggcggcggagggaaGCCAGCTGTCAAGCCAGCTGTCGGGGCTGATGGAGGAGGTGagagcgtcggcggaggcggcgagagcgtcggcggaggcggcgagagccGAGCGACTGGAGCTGgtgagggacgccgcgaaggaggcgctcgaggcgtacAGGGGTGCCGAcaggggtgccgagggtgtcgcctcgtcgtcgtccgctcgggtggacgaggagcgactcgccgccgcgctcgacgagattCTCGCCAAACTCAAATCAAACCAAGATCTCGTCCCCGGCTTGCCAGGCGTCGGGGCCGTCTCGGGGGTGACCGTCACCGCgaagctcgacgccgagcagtggaccctcctcggcgagcgcctgaCGCAGCTGGAGCAGGCGTCCAaggaagccgcggaggaggctgcgcagTACACCGGTAAAGCCGTGGGTCGAATGCGAGCGGGTGTTCGGGAAGACCTCATGGGCGTCAGCGAGACCCTCGCGAACATcgccaccagcgcggcgatggctaACAtagcggcggagcgcgcgcgggccgccgggcgggcgccggcgaacgcaaaggcggcgccggacgacgcgggtgagGACGTCGGGGCGTCGGAGTACGCATCGGAGTTTGTATCGGCGAACGACGTGAAAGACTTTTtacccgagcccgacgacgacgacgcggacggcgtcatcgacgagatcTTCGGGATCGGGGCGAGCGACCCGTTCGAGGACGGCACCCCGTTCGAGTTCGAGAGCttgcggcgcgaggaggtcttcatcggacgcgacgaggcggccaAAAAGTCGGAAACGTTGAAGACGAAGTTTGACGCGGTCGAGAAGATGGCCGGGAGAAACaacggcggccgcgcgcccggcggcgacgacgacgacggggagaaGAGGACCCCGAtcaacgcgcgcgagggcgtgacGCAGGAGGCTGCATTCGACAACATGCAGCGGCTCctcgcgagacgcgccgagagggacggggacgcgaaGGGGAcgaagaaggacgaggaTGTTCGGGGCGGGAtcggggcgacgcccgccgcaTCGTTTgaggacaccgccgccgcgaggtcgttcGAGGCTGgcaaggaggcggcgcggcgtctgaaggcgaagaaggaggatgAAGCCAAGGCGCCGACGGAGAAGGAGACGGATGGGGCGGAACGAAagggggacgaggacgcgaaggGGGCCGGGGGAATCGACGGGgaggccgagcccgaggccgagcccgaggccgagcccgagcccgagctcgccgagaccgccgcggaacCCCCGACCGAGAcggtcgagacgcgcgccgagacgccgaggagcctgggccaggcggaggctgcgcggcgcgcgctcgcctccgtcgccgccccctccgactccgccgccgactccggCGACTCCGGCTCCGTCccgaccgcctcggccgAATCGATCAGAGAGGCGCTCAACGAAgggctcgcgctcctccgacgcgcgagggacgccgcacgcgacgcgggggactcACCCGCCGCCAtggtcgacgccgacgacgagctcgcggcggcggtgacggcgcttcgacgcgcgtcggcactcgcggatgccgccgccggcgagtcACCGGGTGACGAGTCACCGGGTGGcgagtcctcgtcgccggggggtTCGTCTcgttcgtcctcgtcacccgcggcggcggcggcggcgggtaacctcgccaacgcgctgctcgcgcgcggcaggctccagcgccgcctcgccaacgccgccgcgagggaggaggccaGGGCGAGGAGTGCGGGGATCCgagcgggcgtcgagggcgcggtggaTTTCCACGCcgaactcgccgaggagtTTTTGGTGCTCGCGGGTCGATCGTTTCGcagggcgctcgtcgccgggagCGACGGGCCGGGTATCGAACCGGCGAGCTCACCGGGGGCGACCAGGGCGCTCACCGGCtggggcgcggcgttggcgctgCGGGGGCGCATGGTGTTCGAGGCGGGTGACCCGGAGTCGtccgcggaagccgccgcgctcgcgctggcggcTTCCGAAAAGTACAGAGCCGCGCTGGAAacgccgttcgcgacggaCCCGTCGTCCGGTTTCGatggcgcgcagcgcgcggggacgctcATGGACTGGGGCGACGCCctgcgcctcgcgggcgaggcgacgcgggacgcggagggcggtTTCGGTCGGTCGGGAGACGGCTCCGGAGGTATCGCCGGAGGATTGGAATTTTTCgagcaggcggcgcgggtcttctcggaggcggcgcgtctCGACCCGGCCGggtgcggcgccgaggcgaatcggctggcggcggcgtgcgaggaTGCGATGTACGAGGcgagcggggacggcggggatggggacgacgggcgggacggCGGGTGGGCGCCAGCGAGGGGCGGGGATCCTCCGCCGTCACCTTTCCCACCCTACGAGCCGTGGCGGTAA
- a CDS encoding predicted protein codes for MPSDDVKIVSCAVGRYHTVALAADGTVLTFGLNDKGQLGRAGTYGVADGDACVCDSGGGCACGGEGEGGARIGGDARTQLAYEEGDACVGGAACRDGVARAVDLSEFGTAAVAVAAGRYATAAVLASGEVVTWGLNLCGSSRGEADDAKNSSSDGAPPPITRESLLRDPRAAATPRLVRGLASESGGSKPVVVVFGYAHMAILTDDGELYTCDTGFDGYAGGLGSKYTPNGDKRLGRDAPDEASALAPRRVHVGGAQGGAQGGADGGGSKVSAVSLGRCHAAAATTNGEMFAFGCGALGGKDPRGFPVRVPDAPSDVYDVACGEYFTLASTADGGLFGWGDGNSGQLGTSGDGKKDNAAVEIDLGARLGEKTRVVAPVAGYQHAMAIAVPGES; via the coding sequence atgCCGAGCGATGACGTAAAGATCGTCTCGTGCGCCGTCGGCCGGTATCacaccgtcgcgctcgccgccgacgggacgGTGCTGACGTTCGGGCTGAACGACAAGGGGCAGCTCGGTCGTGCGGGGACGTACGGTGtcgcggacggggacgcgtgcgtctgcgacagcggcggcggatgcgcgtgcggcggcgagggggagGGGGGTGCACGGATCGGGGGGGATGCCcggacacagctggcgtacgaggagggcgacgcgtgcgtcggcggcgcggcgtgtcgggacggcgtcgcgcgggcggtcgACCTGTCCGAGTttggcaccgccgccgtcgccgtcgccgccggtcgatacgccaccgcggcggtgctcgcgagcggcgaggtggtGACGTGGGGTCTCAACCTCTGCGGCTCGAGTCGAGGCGAAGCGGATGATGCGAAAAATtcctcctccgacggcgcgccgcctccgatcACGCGCGAATCGTTGctccgcgacccgcgcgccgccgcgacgccgaggctcgtGCGGGGCCTCGCGAGCGAGAGCGGGGGCTCGaaacccgtcgtcgtcgtcttcgggtACGCGCACATGGCGATCCTgacggacgacggggagctGTACACGTGCGACACGGGGTTCGACGGATACGCCGGGGGGCTCGGTTCGAAATACACGCCAAACGGGGATAAGCGGCTGGGCAGGGACGCGCCGGACGAGGCCTCCGCgctggcgccgcggcgcgtccacgtcgggggtgcccagGGGGGTGCccaggggggtgccgacggtggGGGCTCGAAGGTTTCCGCCGTTTCCCTCGGCCGAtgccacgccgcggcggcgacgacgaacggcgaGATGTTCGCCTTTGGctgcggcgcgctcggggggaaagacccgcgcgggtttCCTGTGCGGGTgccggacgcgccgtccGACGTGTACGACGTGGCGTGCGGCGAGTACTTCACCCTggcctccaccgcggacggcggatTGTTCGGATGGGGCGACGGTAACTCGGGGCAGCTGGGGACGAGCGGAGACGGGAAAAAGGacaacgccgccgtcgagatTGATCTCGGGGCGAGGCTCGGGGAGAAGACGAGGGTGGTGGCACCCGTGGCGGGATATCAGCACGCGATGGCCATCGCCGTGCCGGGGGAGAGCTAG